The Rhabdothermincola salaria genomic interval CCGACTCCTGCACCTTGGCCCAGAACGGGTCGAAGCGGGGGTCGGCCGGGCTCTTCATGCCCTCGGCGGTGAGCACCGGACCGGTCTGCAGCAGGATCACGCGAGCGTCGCGCTCGAGCACCCACTCGAGCTGCTCGATGGCGTTGTCGACGTCGGACAGCGTGAGGTAGGGCACGGCGAAGATGCGCTCTTCGTAGGCGAAACCCCAGTCCTCGTCCATCCACTTGTTGAAGGCGCGGAACGCGGCCCGGGCGGCCGGCAGGTCATCGCGCAGGGCCATCTCCATGCCGACGCCCAGCGTGGGGAAGAACAGGGCCCCTTCGATGCCCAGCTGATCCATGGTCTTGAGCCGGATCTCGCGGTCGCGGTAGGCGGGATCGCACGGCTCGAGCTCGCCGAAGAGGTCCTTGACGCTGTCGCCCTTGGGGTTGTTGCCCCGGAAGTACTGCTCGAGGCTGCCCGGCGCGCTGAGGCGGTCGAAGGTGGGGTTGGGGATGAACCGGTTGATCTTGCCGCCGACGAGCAGCATCTGGCGGCCGTTGACCTCGGCCCACTGCATGGCCCGCTTGGCGTACTCCGGCTCGATGTGGCGGGTGAAGGCGTCGAGCGCCTCGTAGTAGTGGTTGTCGGCGTCGAACACGCGCATCTCGTCGGACATCTGGTGGTCCCCTCTCCCCGGCCGGACTCTGGATCCCCGGCGCTGACTGAACTCTGATTCTAGTCCAGGAGGGCCGGACGACCAACGCCCGCCGGGGTTTCTCCTGCGGTCGGACGCCGCCGTACCCTTCGGGGGCAGCGCGTGACCGGGCGCGCCGCACCGTCCACCGGGGGGACACCGTGACCGACAGCCCACTGACCGTCTGCGACACGCCCGAGGAGCTCACGGCGGCCTGGCTCACCGCGGCCCTCGGCACCGCCGGGGTCGCCACCCCCGTCACCGCCAGCCGCTTCGAGCGGGTCGGCACCGGCCAGATGGGCACCAGCTACCGCCTCTGGCTCGAGTACGCCGATCCCGAGGCCGCGGCCGCCGAGGGCGCCCCCGCCACACTGGTGGCCAAGATGGCCGCGGGCGATGCGGCCACCCGGGCGGTCATCGGCGACGGCTACCGCAACGAGGTGAGCTTCTACCAGGAGCTGGCCGACACCCTGGCCGTGCGCACCCCTCGTTGCTGGTACGCCGACATCACCGACGACAACACCTGCTTCGTCCTCCTGCTCGACGACCTGGCGCCCGCCACCCCCGGCGACCAGGTTCGGGGCTGCTCGGTGGAGGAGGCCACCCATGCGGTGATCAACCTCGCCGGCCTGCACGGCCCCCGCTGGCGCGACGAGGCCCTGCTGGAGCTGCCCTGGCTCTCGCGCCACGAGCGCGAGGGAGCCGAATTCTACGCCCAGGTCCTGGCCGGGGCCATCCCCACCTTCCTCGACCGCTTCGGCGATCGCATGGCCGCCGAGGACCCCACCACCCTCGGCGAGGTGCCCGAGCACCTGGCCGACTGGCTGCTCACCCGTCCCGAGCGCTTCGCCGTGATCCACGGCGACTACCGCCCCGACAACCTCATGTTCCCCGCCCACGGCCCCGGCGTCTCGGCCGTCGACTGGCAGACGTTGGCGCTCGGGCTGCCGGGGCGCGACGTGGGCTACTTCCTGGCCACCAGCCTCGAGGTACCGGTCCGCCGAGAGCACGAGCGCAGCCTCGTCGGCGCCTACCACGAGGCGCTGATCGCCCACGGCGTCGACGACTTCACCCTCGAGGAGTGCTTCGAGGACTACCGCTTGGGGGTGGTGCAGGGTCCGCTCATCACCGTGCTCGGCGCCGTGTACGCCACTGACCCGACCGAGGCCAGCGACGCCATGTTCACCGCCATGATCACCCGCTCGCTGGCCGCCATCCGCGACCTGCGCCCCTTCGACCTGCTCGAGTGATCCCGGGCCGGCGAGCCCGGCCCAGACACCCGGCCCGGTCGACCCCACCGGTCGACCGGGCCCGCAGCGTCAGCCCTCGCCCGCCTCTTCCTTCTCGAGCTGGTTCTTCAGCAGCTTGCCGGTCTGGTTGTACGGCAGGGCGTCGCGGAACTCGACGTACTCCGGGACCTTGTACTTGGCCAGCGCCTCGGCCACCCAGGCCTTCACGTCGTCCTCGGTCAGACCCGAGTCCGGGCGGCGCACGACGAACGCCTTCACCTCCTGGCCGAGCACCTGGTGGTCGACGCCGATGACGGCGGCGTCGTCGATCTCGTGGTGCTCGACGAGGCGGTTCTCGATCTCGATGGGGTAGATGTTCTCGCCGCCACGGATGATGAGGTCGCGCATGCGGCTCTCGAGCACGAGCATGCCGTCGGTGATGCGGCCGAAGTCGCCGGTGCTGTACCAGCGATCATCGTCGAGGGAGTCGGCGGTGGCCTCGTCGTTGTTCCAGTAGCCGCGGAAGATGGACGCGTGGCGCAGGTGGACCTCGCCCACCTCGTCCTCCGGCAGGGGACGCCCCGACGGGTCACGGACCTCGACCTCCGTCGTGGGGTTGGCGATGCCCACCGCCTCGGGCCGGGCCTCGAGCAGGGGGCCACCGATGCCGGTGCCCATGCCGCAGCTCTCGGACATGCCGTAGCCGCAGCCGAGGCCGATCCAGGGCATCTTCTCGCGGAAGAGGCGGAACAGCTCGGGCGGGAACACGGCGCCGCCACCGCCGGCGCTGGTGACGCCGGTGAGGTCGTAGTCGTCGAAGTGCTCGTACTGCAGGAGGCGCCAGAACTGCGTGGGCACCCCGCTCCAGTTGGTGATCCCGTGCTCGACGGTGAGGTCGAGGTGGGCCTTCTCCTCCCAGCGGCCGGGCGGCGGGAAGACCAGCTTGTTCCCCAGCTGGGGGCCCCCGATGAGGGTGGCCACCAGACCGGAGATGTGGAACATGGGGCTGGCCATGATGGTCGCCGGCTGGGGCCGGGGGCCGGCATCGGGGTCGGCCGGCGGCGCGAACTCGGCGGCCACGGCAGCCGACAGCCGGTTCGACTGGCCGAAGTGCAGGAAGCCCCGGTGGGTGAGGGTGGCCCCCTTGGGCCGGCCCGTGGTGCCGCTGGTGAACAAGATGATGGCGGGGTCGTCCTCGTGGAGGTCGACGTCGGGCCGGGTGCCCGGTCCACCGGCGACCGCCCGTTCGACGAGCTCGTGGATCTCGACGATGGGCACGTGGACCTCGGCCTCGAGCTCGTCGAGGCGGGCCAGGCGGCGCTCGTCGCCGGTGACCACCTTGGGCGACGTGAGCTCGATGCCGTGGACCATCTCGGGGCCCGTCCACCAACCGTTGAGACCGGTGAGGATGGCCCCCATGGACAGCACGCCCCACGCCACCACGAGGTACTCGGGGCAGTTGGCCGCCACCACCGCCACCCGGTCGCCCTTCTCGATCCCGTACTCGTCGGCCAGCAGGCGGGCCACGGCGTAGGCGGCATCCAGGGTCTCGGCGAAGGTCTGCGTGCGGCCGGTGTCGGCGTCGACCAGCAACGGCAGGTCGCCCCACTGCTCGACGGCGTTCTCGAAAGCCGCTCGCAGGTTCGGCATCCGCTGGGCGTAGACCTCGGCCGGCGCGCCGAGGACGTCCTCCACGACGATCTCGAACGGTGCCCCCTCCCCCAGGAGGCGCTCCCGCGCATCGTCGGACAGGAAGGCAGCTCCCTGCCACGTGAGGCGAGCGGGCTCGGTCATGGTGGTTCCCCCTGGTGGTCGTCGAACGGTCGCGAAGAACGGCGCGAGC includes:
- a CDS encoding ecdysteroid 22-kinase family protein, translated to MTDSPLTVCDTPEELTAAWLTAALGTAGVATPVTASRFERVGTGQMGTSYRLWLEYADPEAAAAEGAPATLVAKMAAGDAATRAVIGDGYRNEVSFYQELADTLAVRTPRCWYADITDDNTCFVLLLDDLAPATPGDQVRGCSVEEATHAVINLAGLHGPRWRDEALLELPWLSRHEREGAEFYAQVLAGAIPTFLDRFGDRMAAEDPTTLGEVPEHLADWLLTRPERFAVIHGDYRPDNLMFPAHGPGVSAVDWQTLALGLPGRDVGYFLATSLEVPVRREHERSLVGAYHEALIAHGVDDFTLEECFEDYRLGVVQGPLITVLGAVYATDPTEASDAMFTAMITRSLAAIRDLRPFDLLE
- a CDS encoding class I adenylate-forming enzyme family protein, coding for MTEPARLTWQGAAFLSDDARERLLGEGAPFEIVVEDVLGAPAEVYAQRMPNLRAAFENAVEQWGDLPLLVDADTGRTQTFAETLDAAYAVARLLADEYGIEKGDRVAVVAANCPEYLVVAWGVLSMGAILTGLNGWWTGPEMVHGIELTSPKVVTGDERRLARLDELEAEVHVPIVEIHELVERAVAGGPGTRPDVDLHEDDPAIILFTSGTTGRPKGATLTHRGFLHFGQSNRLSAAVAAEFAPPADPDAGPRPQPATIMASPMFHISGLVATLIGGPQLGNKLVFPPPGRWEEKAHLDLTVEHGITNWSGVPTQFWRLLQYEHFDDYDLTGVTSAGGGGAVFPPELFRLFREKMPWIGLGCGYGMSESCGMGTGIGGPLLEARPEAVGIANPTTEVEVRDPSGRPLPEDEVGEVHLRHASIFRGYWNNDEATADSLDDDRWYSTGDFGRITDGMLVLESRMRDLIIRGGENIYPIEIENRLVEHHEIDDAAVIGVDHQVLGQEVKAFVVRRPDSGLTEDDVKAWVAEALAKYKVPEYVEFRDALPYNQTGKLLKNQLEKEEAGEG
- a CDS encoding amidohydrolase family protein, encoding MSDEMRVFDADNHYYEALDAFTRHIEPEYAKRAMQWAEVNGRQMLLVGGKINRFIPNPTFDRLSAPGSLEQYFRGNNPKGDSVKDLFGELEPCDPAYRDREIRLKTMDQLGIEGALFFPTLGVGMEMALRDDLPAARAAFRAFNKWMDEDWGFAYEERIFAVPYLTLSDVDNAIEQLEWVLERDARVILLQTGPVLTAEGMKSPADPRFDPFWAKVQESGVTVAYHGGGNAYMDLITMWGEGAEMEAHRFEPLRAALSHDAVADTFAALILHGLMGRFPHIRFATIETGADWVAPLLKRLGKLYSQTPKAFAEDPREVFKRNVWVSPFYENDLAALRGIMGSDHLLLGSDWPHTEGLADPHSFTDDLTEAGYPEDEQRLIMYDNCKSLVQRRPA